A region from the Lycium barbarum isolate Lr01 chromosome 8, ASM1917538v2, whole genome shotgun sequence genome encodes:
- the LOC132606976 gene encoding CBL-interacting serine/threonine-protein kinase 14-like, translated as MPEILPEESSSSSSTTAATATATATGDLKLNLFGKYDVGKLLGCGAFAKVYHARDIRTRQSVAIKTVNKAKILKGGFTEHVKREIAIMRRLRHPHIVHLHEVLATKTKIYYVMEFAKGGELFTKVTKGRFSEDLSRRYFQQLISAVDYCHSRGVYHRDLKLENLLLDENWDLKVTDFGLSAVSDQIRPDGLLHTLCGTPAYVAPEILEKKGYNGAKIDIWSCGIILFVLNAGYLPFTDSNLMAMYRKIYKGEFRCPKWTSHGLKMLLTRLLDTNPETRISIEQIRNDPWFKKGYKEVKLCIDEEFELKNSGSELLNAFHIISLSSGVNLSGLLKSLGGKDTVDVERFVSAESAESIKQRIEEVAKAEGMRVTGKNGAAVRVEGKNGKFVLVMQINRLTEKVVIVEVKRKEIGAGPDRDIWKQKFKPQLSEFFL; from the coding sequence aTGCCTGAGATCTTACCTGAGGAAAGCAGTTCATCCTCATCAACCACTGCCGCCACCGCCACCGCCACCGCCACCGGAGATTTGAAGCTTAACCTATTCGGAAAATACGATGTCGGAAAACTCTTAGGTTGTGGTGCTTTTGCAAAGGTATATCATGCAAGAGACATTAGAACAAGACAAAGCGTTGCAATTAAAACCGTAAACAAGGCTAAGATATTAAAAGGCGGTTTCACGGAGCACGTTAAGCGTGAGATTGCTATCATGCGCAGGTTGCGTCATCCTCATATCGTGCACCTACACGAAGTTTTAGCGACGAAAACAAAGATCTATTACGTAATGGAATTCGCTAAAGGTGGAGAGCTTTTTACAAAGGTAACCAAAGGTCGATTCAGCGAAGATCTCAGCCGTAGATATTTTCAACAATTAATCTCAGCCGTTGATTATTGTCACTCTCGGGGCGTGTATCATCGAGATCTAAAGCTTGAAAACCTATTGCTAGACGAAAATTGGGATCTTAAAGTAACGGATTTCGGGTTAAGTGCGGTTTCGGATCAGATCCGACCCGATGGATTGCTCCATACGCTTTGTGGTACTCCTGCTTACGTGGCACCTGAAATACTTGAGAAAAAAGGATATAATGGAGCTAAGATTGATATTTGGTCGTGTGGAATAATCCTTTTTGTGCTTAATGCTGGTTATTTGCCATTTACTGATTCAAATTTAATGGCTATGTATCGAAAAATCTATAAAGGCGAGTTTCGTTGCCCTAAATGGACTTCGCACGGTTTAAAAATGTTGCTTACACGGCTCCTGGACACGAATCCTGAGACGAGGATATCGATCGAACAGATCAGGAACGATCCGTGGTTTAAAAAAGGTTATAAAGAGGTGAAATTGTGTATCGATGAGGAATTCGAGTTGAAAAATAGTGGATCCGAGTTGCTGAATGCGTTTCATATAATCTCGTTATCATCAGGTGTTAATCTGTCTGGATTGTTGAAGAGTTTAGGAGGCAAAGATACGGTGGATGTTGAACGGTTTGTTTCAGCAGAGTCAGCAGAGAGCATAAAGCAGAGGATTGAGGAGGTTGCGAAAGCGGAAGGGATGAGAGTTACTGGAAAAAATGGCGCTGCCGTGAGGGTTGaagggaaaaatgggaaattTGTGTTGGTAATGCAGATTAACCGGTTAACGGAGAAAGTGGTAATTGTAGAAGTTAAAAGAAAGGAGATTGGGGCTGGACCTGATCGAGATATATGGAAACAGAAATTTAAGCCGCAGTTGAGTGAGTTTTTTTTATGA